A genomic segment from Gemmatimonadaceae bacterium encodes:
- a CDS encoding alpha/beta fold hydrolase, producing the protein MRTAFVIALQFGMAAAVTAQQQQPLLQLGYEKTWTESTPPQHIVGPVYYVGTRGLAAYLIATPAGHILLNGALPESADELEQAIRAAGFKPEDIRLLLVSQARIDNAGTLAHFKKLSGASVAVMDADSTELATGGRSDPLYGSLASFYFPPVLPDRILHVGDTVSLGDVTLVAHAGAGQTAGATTWTTTVHGADRSYDVAFPCCTEVKSTRQIVANASYRWNGSNPDYLEAFTDMGTLHPDIWLATRPASFNFEGKRARVATVGVRAWVDPDGYRIWLMDEKAKFRSRGTPEIRMAAGTIAAPEPFYDPPPMVPSQPGRLIRAELLTGRKIPAGTKAWRILYTTTLNDSTSAVASATVLVPIAPSDRERPVISWAHGSLGIVPRCAPSLRPNPIDDVPAINEIVSRGWVLVAPDYPGLGTVAPNPYLIGQGEARSALDAVRAAHQIRDLSLDPRTVVWGHSQGGHAALWAGIIAPKYAPDANVIGVVADSPPTDMGALLTIHRGDPVEASVGSFVATAYSQFYSDVKFNEIVRRNGQAAARKMSELCFDDDGMRAAQPLLMQLVGAPLLANPDSDGLGNRLRENDPNGPIAAPLLVVQGMADQMVSPEITSRFVQQQCLAGMSIEYITFSGLDHGNMDAPRSPVGPELVKWTQERLENKPQKAGCTTRQVDK; encoded by the coding sequence ATGCGAACGGCATTCGTCATTGCGCTCCAGTTCGGGATGGCAGCCGCGGTTACCGCCCAACAGCAGCAGCCACTACTTCAACTGGGCTACGAGAAGACGTGGACGGAGTCCACGCCCCCCCAGCACATCGTCGGACCGGTCTACTACGTGGGGACGCGCGGATTGGCAGCGTATCTCATCGCGACGCCGGCTGGTCACATCCTGCTCAACGGTGCGCTGCCGGAGTCGGCGGATGAACTCGAGCAGGCGATTCGCGCCGCCGGGTTCAAGCCAGAGGACATTCGCCTGCTGCTCGTCTCGCAGGCCCGCATCGACAACGCCGGGACACTCGCGCACTTCAAGAAGCTTTCCGGTGCGAGTGTCGCGGTCATGGACGCCGATTCGACCGAGCTCGCGACCGGCGGCCGTTCGGACCCGTTGTACGGTTCGCTCGCGAGCTTCTACTTCCCGCCGGTTCTGCCCGACCGGATTCTGCACGTGGGTGACACGGTCTCGCTTGGAGACGTCACGCTCGTAGCGCACGCCGGCGCGGGACAGACCGCCGGCGCGACGACATGGACGACCACGGTGCACGGAGCCGACCGGTCATACGACGTCGCGTTCCCCTGCTGCACGGAAGTCAAATCGACTCGGCAGATCGTCGCGAACGCGTCGTATCGGTGGAACGGCAGCAACCCCGACTATCTCGAGGCGTTCACCGACATGGGGACGCTGCATCCGGACATCTGGCTCGCGACGCGTCCGGCATCGTTCAACTTCGAGGGAAAGCGAGCCCGTGTCGCGACGGTCGGCGTTCGCGCCTGGGTCGATCCCGACGGATATCGCATCTGGTTGATGGACGAGAAAGCGAAGTTCCGAAGCCGAGGGACGCCTGAGATCAGGATGGCGGCCGGAACGATCGCCGCTCCGGAGCCCTTCTACGATCCGCCGCCGATGGTGCCCTCTCAGCCGGGGCGACTCATCCGAGCCGAATTGCTGACGGGCCGCAAGATTCCGGCGGGAACGAAGGCTTGGAGAATTCTTTATACGACCACGCTCAACGACAGCACGTCGGCCGTCGCGAGCGCGACAGTGCTCGTGCCGATTGCGCCGAGCGACCGCGAGCGGCCCGTGATTTCGTGGGCGCACGGCTCGCTGGGAATCGTTCCCCGCTGCGCGCCGTCGCTGCGGCCGAATCCGATCGACGACGTGCCGGCGATCAACGAGATCGTCTCGCGGGGCTGGGTCCTCGTCGCACCGGACTACCCGGGACTCGGCACCGTCGCGCCAAATCCGTATCTCATCGGGCAGGGCGAAGCGCGCTCGGCGCTCGACGCGGTGCGCGCGGCGCACCAGATACGAGATCTCTCATTGGATCCGCGCACCGTCGTGTGGGGGCACTCGCAAGGCGGACACGCGGCGCTCTGGGCGGGCATCATCGCGCCGAAATACGCGCCCGACGCCAACGTCATCGGTGTGGTCGCCGACTCGCCCCCGACGGACATGGGCGCCCTGCTCACGATCCACCGCGGCGACCCGGTCGAAGCGAGCGTCGGCTCGTTCGTCGCGACGGCGTACAGCCAGTTCTATTCGGACGTGAAGTTCAACGAGATCGTGCGCCGCAACGGCCAGGCCGCTGCGCGCAAGATGTCCGAGCTCTGCTTCGACGACGACGGTATGCGCGCGGCTCAGCCGCTTCTCATGCAACTCGTCGGCGCACCGCTCCTCGCGAACCCGGACAGCGACGGACTAGGCAACCGTCTTCGCGAGAACGACCCCAACGGCCCCATCGCCGCTCCGCTGCTCGTCGTGCAAGGAATGGCGGATCAGATGGTGAGTCCCGAGATCACGAGCCGGTTCGTTCAGCAGCAGTGTCTCGCGGGGATGAGCATCGAGTACATCACGTTCTCCGGCCTCGATCACGGAAACATGGATGCGCCACGGTCGCCGGTCGGGCCCGAGCTGGTGAAGTGGACGCAAGAGCGGTTGGAGAACAAGCCGCAGAAAGCCGGGTGCACCACCCGTCAGGTGGACAAGTAA
- a CDS encoding sigma-54 dependent transcriptional regulator, producing the protein MRALLTLQDVEPAVRINAVLEREGVETALVSPLDDIRSTIRRQKPDVLVFTGDLTDPLTVSLVKEQLWDGAPSVGLAESSDPGLMVRLRAIGFVEIFSKPVNVDEVVAGIKRVLERRRLQRLTGLIGESDAMREVMVQVEQMAPVSSTVLIEGESGTGKELVARAIHMLSNRRAKPFIAENVGALPETLLESELFGHEKGAFTGAAERRLGRFELADTGTLFLDEIGEIPPATQVKLLRVLEEREFMRVGGVSRISVDVRVIAATNQPIRELVDDGRFRADLFYRLNVLRIYLPPLRERPEDIPMLVRRFIGDYSAQHDRKFHGISADAMQRLAEYPWPGNVRELRNLIESMVVLAPDHEIEPNDLPRHIREGGGARFLPVHVGPILRAQDAATAGGRELEFIVRSLLELKLQVEELRRRIDDRPHDGWIGEVPANAVPSVANANALPTPTPSSVGAIEPRDQPPPPNVVSITPGMTMAEIERAAIELALRESRGNRRRAADMLGIGERTLYRKIKEYRMPEHPEIE; encoded by the coding sequence ATGAGAGCGCTGCTCACGCTGCAGGACGTCGAGCCCGCGGTTCGCATCAACGCCGTACTCGAGCGCGAAGGAGTCGAGACCGCGCTCGTCTCGCCGCTCGACGACATTCGCTCGACCATCAGGCGCCAAAAGCCCGACGTCCTCGTGTTCACGGGCGACCTCACCGATCCGCTCACCGTCTCGCTCGTCAAGGAGCAGCTCTGGGACGGCGCGCCGTCGGTCGGCCTCGCCGAGTCGTCCGATCCCGGGCTGATGGTTCGTCTGCGGGCGATCGGCTTCGTCGAGATCTTCAGCAAACCGGTGAACGTCGACGAAGTCGTCGCCGGCATCAAACGCGTCCTCGAGCGCCGGCGTCTCCAGCGTCTCACTGGCCTCATCGGCGAGAGCGACGCGATGCGCGAGGTGATGGTGCAGGTGGAGCAGATGGCTCCGGTCTCGAGCACCGTTCTCATCGAAGGCGAGAGCGGCACGGGGAAGGAGCTCGTCGCGCGCGCGATCCACATGCTGTCGAACCGCCGAGCGAAGCCTTTCATCGCCGAGAACGTCGGCGCGTTGCCGGAGACGCTCCTCGAGAGCGAGTTGTTCGGCCACGAGAAAGGAGCGTTCACCGGCGCCGCCGAGCGGAGACTCGGCCGGTTCGAGCTCGCCGACACGGGAACGTTGTTCCTCGACGAGATCGGCGAGATTCCGCCCGCGACGCAGGTCAAGCTTTTGCGCGTGCTCGAGGAACGCGAGTTCATGCGCGTCGGTGGTGTGTCGCGGATCTCGGTCGACGTGCGCGTCATCGCCGCGACGAACCAACCGATCCGCGAGCTGGTCGACGACGGGCGCTTCCGCGCCGATCTGTTCTACCGCCTCAACGTTCTGCGCATCTATCTCCCGCCGTTGCGCGAGCGCCCCGAAGACATTCCCATGCTCGTTCGCCGCTTCATCGGCGACTACTCGGCGCAGCACGATCGCAAATTCCACGGCATCTCGGCCGACGCGATGCAGCGCCTCGCCGAGTATCCGTGGCCGGGGAACGTGCGCGAGCTGCGCAATCTCATCGAGAGCATGGTCGTCCTCGCCCCCGACCACGAGATAGAACCAAACGATCTGCCTCGCCACATCCGGGAGGGCGGGGGAGCCCGGTTCCTGCCCGTGCACGTCGGCCCGATTCTCCGCGCGCAAGACGCGGCGACGGCCGGCGGGCGCGAATTGGAATTCATCGTTCGCAGTTTGCTCGAGCTCAAACTGCAAGTCGAGGAATTGCGACGTCGCATCGACGATCGCCCGCACGACGGGTGGATCGGCGAAGTACCGGCGAACGCAGTGCCGAGCGTCGCGAACGCGAACGCATTGCCCACGCCGACGCCGAGCTCAGTCGGCGCGATCGAACCGCGCGATCAACCGCCGCCGCCGAACGTCGTGAGCATCACGCCGGGCATGACGATGGCGGAGATCGAACGCGCCGCGATCGAGCTCGCGCTTCGCGAATCGCGCGGCAATCGCCGCCGCGCCGCCGACATGTTGGGGATCGGCGAGCGAACTCTTTATCGGAAAATCAAAGAGTATCGAATGCCGGAACATCCGGAGATCGAGTAG
- a CDS encoding MogA/MoaB family molybdenum cofactor biosynthesis protein codes for MRVAILTISTAAARGDRADTSGDTIEAWVSGRADALAARTVVPDDTVQIVSALATWADGDEADLILTTGGTGLSPTDQTPEATRAVLDREAPGIAERIRVLAIQSQPRAALARGVAGVRNKTLIVNLPGSTTGVRDGLAALDPIVGHAVAIIRGAATDHSPAVSS; via the coding sequence ATGCGGGTTGCCATCCTGACAATCTCCACCGCCGCCGCCCGCGGCGACCGGGCCGACACGTCCGGCGATACTATAGAAGCGTGGGTTAGCGGCCGAGCCGACGCCCTCGCCGCGCGGACAGTCGTCCCCGATGACACCGTCCAAATCGTCTCGGCCCTCGCCACCTGGGCGGACGGCGACGAGGCCGATCTCATCCTCACCACCGGGGGGACGGGTCTCAGCCCCACCGACCAGACCCCCGAAGCCACTCGCGCGGTCCTCGACCGCGAAGCTCCGGGAATCGCCGAGCGGATCAGGGTTTTGGCGATCCAATCCCAGCCGAGGGCGGCGCTGGCGCGCGGGGTGGCGGGAGTGCGTAACAAAACTCTCATCGTGAATCTGCCCGGCTCGACGACCGGTGTGCGCGACGGGCTCGCCGCGCTCGACCCGATCGTCGGTCACGCCGTGGCGATCATCCGCGGCGCGGCGACCGACCACTCGCCGGCGGTGTCGTCATGA
- the gcvT gene encoding glycine cleavage system aminomethyltransferase GcvT, whose protein sequence is MSTTSAPPTTTPAAAPVTPQSALKRTPFYEKHVALGAKIVPFAGYEMPVQYPAGITVEHKAVRERCGLFDVSHMGEFIIRGPGSSAVDFVNYVTTNDVAALTIGQVHYSTILNDRGTIEDDCLVYRFPDRVMMVVNASNVAKDFAHIAKLADKFGVQLTDVSDQMGLLALQGPLAASILQPLTDVDLSGIGYYHFAEGKVSGMPMIVSRTGYTGEDGFELYHDVQYSTRLWDALMGAGDVTPAGLGARDTLRLEMGMALYGNDIDDTVTPLEANLAWLVKLKKGEFVGSPVLNRQKAEGLTKKLVGFTLGDRNIARHGYPVFADGAASGVVCSGTMSPTLGIPIGTAYLPTALAKEGTAFEVEIRGKRVPASVVKMPFYKEGSHL, encoded by the coding sequence ATGTCCACTACATCGGCTCCCCCGACCACGACGCCCGCGGCTGCCCCGGTGACACCGCAGAGCGCGCTCAAGCGTACGCCCTTCTACGAGAAGCACGTCGCGCTCGGCGCGAAGATCGTTCCGTTCGCCGGATACGAGATGCCGGTCCAGTATCCGGCCGGCATCACCGTCGAGCACAAAGCCGTCCGCGAGCGATGCGGTCTGTTCGATGTATCGCACATGGGCGAATTCATTATCCGAGGCCCGGGTTCCTCGGCCGTCGATTTCGTGAACTACGTGACGACGAACGACGTCGCGGCGCTCACGATCGGCCAGGTGCACTACTCGACGATCCTCAACGACCGCGGCACGATCGAGGACGACTGCCTCGTCTATCGCTTTCCCGACCGCGTGATGATGGTCGTGAACGCGTCGAACGTCGCCAAGGACTTCGCGCACATCGCAAAGCTCGCCGACAAGTTCGGGGTGCAATTGACGGACGTGAGCGACCAGATGGGCCTTCTCGCCCTCCAGGGGCCGCTCGCCGCGTCGATACTTCAGCCGCTCACCGACGTCGACCTGTCAGGGATCGGCTACTATCATTTCGCCGAAGGCAAGGTGTCCGGCATGCCGATGATCGTCTCGCGCACCGGCTACACCGGCGAAGACGGCTTCGAGCTCTATCACGACGTCCAATACTCGACGCGCCTCTGGGACGCGCTCATGGGCGCCGGCGATGTCACGCCCGCGGGACTTGGCGCGCGCGACACGCTGCGACTCGAGATGGGAATGGCGCTCTACGGCAATGACATCGACGACACGGTCACGCCGCTCGAGGCCAACCTTGCGTGGCTCGTCAAGCTCAAAAAGGGCGAGTTCGTCGGCAGCCCGGTGCTGAATCGACAGAAGGCCGAAGGGCTGACCAAGAAGCTTGTCGGATTCACACTCGGCGACCGCAACATTGCGCGACACGGCTATCCCGTGTTCGCCGACGGCGCGGCGAGTGGCGTCGTGTGCAGCGGGACGATGAGCCCGACGCTCGGAATTCCGATCGGGACGGCGTACTTACCGACCGCTCTGGCGAAGGAAGGGACGGCGTTCGAGGTGGAGATTCGAGGAAAGCGAGTGCCGGCGAGCGTCGTGAAGATGCCGTTCTACAAGGAAGGGAGTCACCTGTAA